aatagTAGTAGTCAATACTAATGGCTTATTTTTAAATCAAAGTTTTTTCTGCATAAAATGCGAGTGGCCAACCTGCATTACAGGGGCCACAAGCCAGAAGATcatgtcagagagagagaaagagtgtgtgtgtgtgtgtgtgtgtgagagagagagagagagagagagagagagagagagaggagagagagaagggtctgCAGGACTAAATCAGGagcggggaacctgtggccttccagctgtcgctgtgactacaactcccatcatcccagaccaaaTGGCAGCGGTTGTTGGTGCTGATGAGAGTAGGGGCTCAGGCAGCATCTGGAagcgccacaggttccccatccctgaattgaTCTAGCTGGGAGCCATTTCTAGATTGTGAGACAGATCCTTGGATTTCCCAACCATCACGGGGCCATTTTGGCAGCTAAAGCGGGCAGCCCGCCTGTCTATCAGGCGAACAGTTTCTCAAACAGGGCTCTTTGGCAGGTGCTGCCAGCCCAGCAGGGCCTGCAAATCCTGCTTTCGGCCGGGAGCTGCACCTTCACCTGCTCCAAGCCTTTAGTCATAATATGACACCAGGTGAAGAGCAGGTGGACATGGCTTGGTTGAAACAGCTTCAGAGGCAAAACAAGGGTGTAATTAAACATGCCAGCTGGAGGTTCCCTACTGCTAGAGTCACACTCCTGTCTGGCTTTTTGGTATTGCACTGCTCCTATGTTTGTATGCCAGAGGCAAAACCACATCAAGGTGCACAGGAATATAAGAGGCATATAATACTCTTCATACTCTGGACTTAACTTCAGGCTGAGCTGCCAAAATGACTGGCCACCACTGAGTTATATTCAAGCAAGATGGGATGTTGGGAGGCCTGAAAACACAAGAAAATAGCCCTCTCTGATAGACGTCATCTATTAAAGGGTTGCAGCTATCTTGTGCTTCAAAACACACATAAAATttgcgtatacagtggtacctcggattacatacgcttcaggttacatacgcttcaggttacatactctgctaacccagaaatattaccgtgggttaagaactttgcttcaggatgggaacagaaatcgtgcagcggtggtgcagGGGCAgtaggaggcccattagctaaagtggtgcttcaggttaagaacagtttcaggttaagaacggacccccggaacgaattaagttcttaacctgaggtaccacgtaaccagaggtaccactgtattgtgtgttGCACTGCTCATTTCAGTGGAGGCAGCAGATGTGAGAGGTCAAGGCAATATACATacagccagggctggcccaagatgcTATGGCACCTGAAGCGagccacaaaatggcgccccatCCCTTGCTAAGAAGAGAAAAGGGATGATGTACATGAGGGGGGTGGGATAAATATCTACATTGGAAACAAGGGTAGGAGGAGACCACCAGTGTCTCCCACTCACCAAGATGCTGCTGTAGAGGTTGCTGCTACCTCAGCAAGCAGCAGTGGGTGATGCATTTCGTGAAGGCTAgacctgctgcccctgtggatgctgccacctgaggcagctgcctcaccttgcttcatggATGGGCCGGCCCTGGATACAGCGATGACCTACCTTGGTTAAATGAGCAGAGCAAGCCTTGAAGGCATATTCTGTGTGTGCTTTGGAGCTTGAATTACAGAAGCAAATGGATCAAGTCTAGCACTGAGTGTCACCCTTTAACTTTGCTGGCACTCGATAAGTCTGCTTGCATGAGCGACGGAACAGCAGAGCAGGGGGACTCTCAGAATTTGGTAGGTCAGCTTCCATCAGGGATTTCTGAGAAACTGGTCCATTGCCtaccctggatggggttgcactcctccTGAAAGAGCAGCTTTGCTTCTGGAGAGCGCACCTGGATACAGCCTTGTCACTGCAGGCCCAAATAACCTTAGTGGCTAGAAGCACCTTTTACCATCTCTGACTGGTACAACAGCTACAACCATCCCTAGACCAAGAAAGCTTGGCCACAGTAGTCCGTGCATTGTTTACTTCTGGACTGGCTTACCGTAATGcgctcaatgtggggcttgacCCTTGTGCTTGACCCAGAAGCTACTATTAGTGCAGAATACTGCAGCACAACTGCTGACAAGAGAACCTGTCAGCATGTGACATCTCTGCTCAGAGATCCGAACAGttagcctatccagacatgcagaATGTTGACATATATTTAAATCTGGTTCTTAGTTCATGTTAGATTTTAAATACTtttggaatgttttaaatagttgcttttaactgttttatgaCTGTCAATACCCtcgttttattatttttgcaaaccacttttgatgttttgttacaatcaagtggtatagaagaatcttgcaaaataaataaaatcaccaCTTTTGGagtgttttcttattttattattacttttggaGCTTTTTCTGCTTATATAGAAGCTGGTCCGTGGTGTTTCACACTTCTTCTCTGGTGTTACAATGCTCATGTGAGTAAACCACGGTGTGCAAGAGAACCAGTGAAGTTAGCATATGGACTGACGTTTACGACAGActtaagggtgcaatcctataatTTTTCTGGGAATAAGTCCCCTGAACTCAGAGGGCCTTACTCTTAAGTAGACATGCATATAATTGCACTGTATATGAAGATGCATCTGCTTGCATCAGCAACAGTGCAAACCAAAGCcgacattaaataaataaagaacaaaaTTTATCTAAATCAAAGTTATCATTTTCTTTGCATATGTAGCATACTTCAGAAAGAAGAGTGAGAATATTAAAAGGGGTTGGGATTTGCTTCCAAATTAATCTCAAAACATTTACAATACTTACAAATATTGTACAAAGCACAAAAAGGAGCACACACAATTCTAGAACCGCTCAATGTAAACACTTGTGTACCACTTATGATACATGCTGAACTTCTTGTCATTTTAGGGTACAAAATGCTATATACATATTAAATTAAGAGTCACATGCCCAATGCACACAGAATATTTCTTGTCAAAATAATTCATATTTAAACAATACAGATATACATCTTGTACTTTAAAATTCTACCAGAGCAGTGTATAAACCACTGACGATAAATACGTAGTTCATTCGTTATTTCAAGTCTTAATTTCAACAGCAATACCACAcgagaaaataatattttaaaggcaCACACTCAACTTGTCTATATACTTTTTTTAACGAAGTATATTCCGCAATTTAAAAATAACCACCTTGGGCACTGTATCTGAAGTGTTCGTACTTgctgtttaaaacaacagcagcagcagcaacaacaacacgtaAGGCAAAAATCGGCCAAGTGCACTTTTAAGTCACACTTTTTTCCATGGGAGAGTTTTTTGCACCAGGATGAGTGGGATTTGACATTCTTTTAACTTTGGCTGGGTCAATGAGTTCTTGGGTAACAATTCACCAAGCAGTGCTCCAATGTTTAAATATATTAAACATTAATTTGCTCGCACAATCTAAAGAAAATATATTCACATCAGATATTAAATACAGTACACACATATAAGTTACCCAACTCCTTACTGGAGAAAAAGAGGTGGGATGGATGGAGAAGGAAACATGAATGTACATAGGCCACAGAAACTGATACATCCACCCTCTATATTCTGGGTATTTGCTTGCCATTAAATTCAGCATACAAATTTCCCACTGCTGAATCTCCATACCTGGAAAAGTTTCACAACTGCTCCATATGCAATTATTAATGGCACAAAGACCTAATTTGGAACTGGGGAGAGAGAGCTAGTAACCCTATTTGAGACCCTTTAGCAACATtttcattactactactactactactttacacTGTCATGAGGGATTGAAACTTGGGCACTGCAGAAAAAGCTCTGTGATTTGTGAGGTGGTCAAGGTAATGTGTGTATTTAGGTTTGCAGATCAAATCAGCACATCTACAGGATCTGACTCAGGTGTTCACACCCAAATATTTTATAAACTACCCAAGGAACAGACAAGCCAGCCTTTCGGTaaagttcccccaccccccttcattgTGCCTCATAGCCCCTCAAAGTTCTGACTCCTTGTCGTTCTCATCCAGGTAGTATTCGTCATCTGTGGTGGTGCTGGAGTCTGAATCTGAATAATCTGTAGGGTCTTCTCCGTGGACATCAACCGGCTCATTTGGGCGTGAGTCTCCCGCTGATGTGTTTTTCTCAACGAAGCCGGAGCTCAGCAGCTGGGATCTGTTCAAGGAACAATCCTCTTCCTTCCTCAGAGAACTAGAGTTCTTCAGAAGACACGGACTCCACAACCGTCCCTCTGTGAGCGACCTCTTTATGTTATCCAAGAAAGCCTGCTGCTGCTCTTTCCCAAAAATGCCAAACTCGATTGATGGGTACAACACACGCCTGGAACCAAAGGTCTTGTAGCTTTCATTGTCTGTCTCCCAGTTCTCATTTTCATCGCAAGACAACAGTTCAGAGTGGGATTTGAACTTCCGATTGTACCGACTGCCGTGGCTTATCAAGCTGCTCCTGGAGGCCAGGCGATCGCAGGGCGCCCGAGTATAGGAACTTTCAGAAAAATGCCGTTCGCGTTGAGCTTTGCTGGGATTTAGGACTGGTTCAATGTAGGGTCGGCTTAGCTTTCTCAACCTGTTTGGCTCTTTGATGTTTGGATGGTGGTCATATTCTGTAGGGGAGGTCATCTTTTGCGGCGGACAGATCTTTGAATAACTTTTGTTAAGAATGTTTGAGGTATTATCAGATGAAAGTGGGGAAAACAAATGCTCGCCAAGATTAACAACATCCTTTTTCATTTGCTTTGAATCTGCAAATATAATTTTGGAGGGGACGGAACAACTAATATTTTCCAGTCCATCATCTGTTTGGGAATTACTACTTGTTGTGGACATACTTCCTTTTGGAAACAAGGCTGTAGAATTCTGCGGGGTCTCAGTTCTggggctctctcttttttggttgcACAAGTTTGTAAAAGGTCTCCTAACCTCATTGGTAAGCAATGGGGGACCCTCGTTCGTTTGAGGTTTCTTACTGTCGGACTTGTCCAACACCATGTTGTCAAATTCATCAGCTAGAGGGTTCCTATTCTGGTTCTCATTTCCTGCTTGGAGAAGTGGTGGAGGAACATCAGGTGAAATCAACATACTATGAGGGTGGCTGATCTCCAACGGAGCGTTGTTCTGTGAAAAGATGTTACCTATGTGTGGCTTGGGACTTGAGGTTTTCTTGCTGGAAAACTTTCGACTTGTTTTGTACATGGCTGCCAGCTTGTTTTTAATGGAAggcctgtttttccttttttctatgTCACTAGCTTTATCTTTAGTGGAATCCAAGATAAGCTTATTTTCAGTCTCTGAAGAGTCAGGCAGATCTTGTGCAGTACCTGCTGCCTGATCTTTAGAGTTCTCTGCAGAGTTTCTCACCAATCTCTGTGCATTTGTGCAATCTTTGCGTAGCAGAGAATTCCGAAGCATCTCCTTCTGTTTCTTTGCATACTCTAAAGAACTCTGGTTTGGTCGGACGGCTGGATCAACTGTGGAAGTTGCGTCGACTTGTGATGTTTGGTTCTGGAACTTAGAATGCACCTTGGCTTCTGAAATGAATGCTTCATCTGTGCTGCTCCCAATGTTTTCACTTCTAGACTGCAATCCATTGCCCTTTTTGGAAATACTAGGGCCTCTATAACATGCCCTTTCTTTGACCTCTACATCTTGTCCAATGTCTGTGGTATTTGATGAGCTGTGGCTTAACGGCGAGTCAACTTTTGACTCTTCCTGCTGTCGAGAGGGAAACTTAAAAATATGCACCTTGCACTGTCTGCTGGTAGTAGTTGCACTAACAGATTCATTCATGGTGTCACTGGGTTTCGGGTCACCTGAAGGTCCATGTGAGACTACCCTCTTGGAAAATGCAAGGTCTGGCGTTTCTGCTGGAGAGCCTAACACTCCTTCCCTATTATGCAGCATACTGGGAGAAGCACCTGCTCTTTCCGTGACACAGCAATCTTCTTTATTAGCATCATCAGAGGTTTTTGGGTTCTGCGACAAATCaggtgtggcagccattttgacaGGAGATtctgcttttccttctttttctaagCTGGAAGGAAAAGCCACTCTTCCTAAACCAATGCGGACTTCATATTTCTTCTGCGGAAGCTCAAATTTGCCTTTGGGCAGGGAAGAGTCTGTGCTCTGGTTATCATCTAGAAAGAGGTTGCTCAACGTTCTCGACTGTTTCCGTGGTAAGGTGTAGTAAACCGAAATCAGCTCGTGATATTTTACATTATCTTCCTCAATGCTAACTGTAAGCGTGCTGGTAGTTTTGTACTGCTTTAAGGGATTTCCTGCATCAGTTCCCTCACATTCAGAAAGCACAGAAATTTCGGTTTTGTCTGGACTCTGAATGATGGTGCTTCTCCCCTTGGTGTTATTAGAACCAACGGATTTGCTAGGCTCTTGGGTCATCAGTGAAGGATTGCCTTTAGTTGGTGAAAGATTACAGGAGACATCTTTTGGTGATGGACTTAAGGAAGAATGGGCTGAATTTAGCAAGAAGCTTTTAGCTCTCTGATTTGGAAATTTCCCCCCCATTCTATTCGATGCAATGGTTTCTAAATTATCTCCCACAgctctgttgtttttaaataagatTTGCCTTGCAGCAGAAGAAATAGGTTTCTCCGATATAAGACTACCATCAATACTGGCAGATTTTCTAGGTAAGGTGCAATAAGTTACAGGAGATTTGGGAGGGCTGTTACTGGGAGAGCCAGTGACGCTATTGCTAGTTGTGTGTTTGACAAACCTATTGCACTTGTTGAAATTTTCAGTGCGAGAATGTGGCAATTCATCGTCGACAAGCATTTTGGGGGCTCTGCTCAAAGCAGACAAACAAATATTCCCAGGCGTTTTGTTGGGTGTGAGAGCTCCCAAGCTTTCCATAGCACGCCCCTCTCGCTCCAAGAGATGAAGAATGGATGTCCTAGGGTTGTTGGCAGTTAACTGAGGGGGAGTCGTTTGATCGAGATCACTATTTATGGCACAATCACCTTCGTTTCTTTGTCCAGCTCTGTTGTGAATGTTTGATAAATAACTGTTTCCGCTATCTGTTATGGAATCTGACTTTGAACACAGTAAGTGAGGTGGTTTAAGAGATGTGCAGCTTTGGGAGTCAACTGCAGAAGAGTTCTTACAAGGAGGCATCAAAGAATCAGTGGGACTGTGTGTGTCCACTGGATCAGAAATTAGTCTTAATGTCGCTTCACTGTCCATTTTGTCCATCCGGTTAGCagccctctcctcttctgctTTGAAGTTCCTcttggtttcaaagtgtttagCCAAAGCCTTTGAGGAAGCTTGTCCAGCTCTAACAAAAGGATTTTGTCTTTGCGATGCATATTCCGTTTGGCCATTTCGGACAGATAAATCAAGTGCTGGACAGCTCTGCATGCCCTCTGCATGCTTTGCAAACGGTTTGTTTCGTATACCTTCTGAACGATCCATGTGCCTCCTGATGTAATCCGATACGCGGCTCTGAGCATCCCTCTCACCCATTTTTTTTGCATAGGCACCTTGCCAATTTCTGGGATTCGGCGGAATCCTTTCCACGTCAGCATCAGGGCCGACAAAGACTTCGTCGTTGTAGTAATGGTGGTCAGTGGGCGTAAGAAGCCTCTCCTCTATTCTTCCGGAAGGAAAACTCTTGCGGGGGAGGCTCATCCTGCCATGAAAGGATGGGTATCTAAAGCGGGGCTTTGAAGCGCTCATTCCCAGCTGATGCAACAAAAAATTCTCCCGGTTGTCAAACCCCAGCGGGTCTGTATGTTTCTCCGCAAAAAGGGGATTGCCCATAACCGGCACTGCTCTTCTGTAATTTACTTTTGTTCTGTAAAATTCGTATCTCGTGTCCTTCTGCAGAGAACAAGGGTACGTGTCCTCAAACACTGGGCCAAACTCCATTAATGACTGCGTCCTAAGAAGCCCGTCGGGGTATACCGGATGCTCTGAAGGCGGCGGTGTATTCCATACAATAGATGACAGGGGGGTCCGCCTGGGATGCTGGCGATAGTTCCTTGGTGCGAAGACTCTGTTGCCTTCCAGAGGGTGCTGCGGGCTCGCTGGGGAAACCTGGTCCACAGACGTCAAAGACGGGCGCCTTGCAAGGCAAGACAGGGAGTAACTCCTGCCAACCGAATCCCTGGGCGTGAAGTCCCTGTGTCCGAATCCACTGCTGCGTTGTCCCAGAGGGAGATGCAAGCTGTCTTCTGAGGAATGTCCAAGAGAGCGAGTAGAATTCCCTCTCTTCAAGACAGGGGAGCTTCTGCCATAAACATCCCCGTATATGCCGTCCTTCGCACGCTGCCTTTTTGTATATGTATCGCACGGCACCCTCGGCCTGAATAAAGCTTTGTGGTCATCGGTGGCTCGCAGCGTCCTTGTCCCATCTGACAAAAACATGCTCCGTTCATTTCTCTGCACCCCTCCAAGGAAACCCGGTCGAGTAAGAGTTGAATAGGGATCGATGTCCAGTGCTCTGGAAGCAGAGTCGGCTGGGGTCCTCCTGTTCCCTCCTTCTCCTCGGGATTGTTCCTGCGCCAGCTGGTCATCCAGACTCCCCaggactagagagagagagagaaagaaggaaagagattgATTAATATATACGAACAAAGTCAACTCGTTACTTGAACCGTAACATTCTTGTCTAACACATCCCAGATTATCAGATTATTCTAGATATTCGAAGAAAACTGCAGCTGAACAACAGGCAAAGTTAAATCACACTGAACAAGTGtcattctgttgttttttttaataaatttttttattgattttccaacacaaattaaaaacaaaacaatacacaatacatagacaaacaaacatataaacatgtataatttcaaaacctctttttcataaaccttacttcccagacttccccatgcctccccttttctgcatccctgttttaaaatttcttcagcaacccctcacttcaattaactaattactcattttcttttttgccttcttctcttacttaatcaattacagctgtaattctatattttcctttcccttgacattttagcactcattaattttacaacagttcttgagatatactttaaatttcttccaatcttcttccaccgtctcttttccttggtcacggattctgccagtcatctccgccagtcccatatagtcaatcaccttcgtctgccattcttccagcgtgggtagttcttgtgtcttccaatactttgctaaaagaatccttgctgctgtggtagcatacataaaaaacgtcctatccttccttgacaccaattggctggccatgcccaggagaaaagcctctggtttcttatgaaaagtacatttaaggaccttcttaatttcattatagatcatttcccagaaggccttaatcctcgggcaagtccaccaaaggtgatagaaggtaccttcagtctcattacatttccagcatttattattgggcaaatgataaatttttgcaagcttgactggggtcatgtaccacctataaatcattttcataatattttctcttaaggcattacatgccgtaaactttatgccggtggtccataactgttcccagtcagcaaacataatgtcatgaccaatgtcttgtgcccacttaatcatagctgattcgactgtttcatcttgtgtattccatttcaacagcaggttatacattcttgacaaattcttagtattgggttctaacaattctgttccTAATTTTGATCTCTCCATCTGTGAACAAGTGTCATTCTGGACAAATCTGGGAATGTTGGAATTGGGAACATGTCTCTTTTATGAAGGTTTACAgcatataaaatacatttaaatcttTGTTCAAAAATCTACACTCGTTtaaagtgtgctttcaaacttaaTCTTTATCCAGTTACAAGTGTTTTGGGTAAAGCTGACCTCCTTTTACTTTCATGCTCCCTAGAAGAGGAGTGGCCAACTCGAAGGCTGAAACTGGCCCACCAAACCACAGAAAGTGACCCACCAACTTTATCTCCCAATCTGATCCATGTTTCTAGCTATCCCTGCCCAGCACTGGAGTGCAAGAGCTAGAAATGCTCTCTACATGTCTGGATTgctgcttgtgtgtttgtgtgagggtGAATGTTTGGGGTGCAGCCCTACCCATCTGTCAAAATTGGCCTGCACAGGGTGGCTGAATCTGGATCCCCAATTCTGGGCTAATGCACTATAGCAACAGTGCTGTAAATCTCTTAAGAACTTGAGAGCTCAGTTGCCCCGTCAACAAGCAGTTGTACATTAGCCTCCTTTAACTGGGGTTAAACATTAAATTTGATTCCAGGTCACCGAGGCATTCTACCTGCCAAGAATGCAGCGAGAGCAATTTACAGAGGATACTTTCACCCTCAGGGATGCCAAGGATAATGAGCTACTTGTACCCACCTGCACAGCCCAAGTCTAGAGAGCAACGCAGGTTTATTTTCCTGCCTTCTTAACAGACATTAAAAGTCTCTGGTTCGGATATAACTCTAGGTTAATACTAGCTAGGATCTTTGCACCAAAGCTGgcatgtgtcagggactgggcagagaagaagagtttggatttgatatcccgctttatcactacccgaaggagtctcaaagcggctaacattctcctttcccttcctcccccacaacaaacactctgtgaggtgagtggggctgagagacttcagagaagtgtgactagcccaaggtcacccagcagctgcatgtggaggagtggggaagcgaacccggttcaccagattacgagtccaccgctcttaaccactacaccacactgtaggagttgtaggaggaggaggattggtaGAGACCTCCAGCCCAAGAGGCTTCCGGGAAGGAGGAAGATCAACGCAAGTATGAATGCAAGTTGGTGGTGGCGGCGGACAGGACACacaccagaagcagcagcaaagaagctgggaaataatggaggaTGAGAAACAGGAGCAAGCTAGCAGATGCTCTAGTCCTGGGAACAGAGACAGGACTCAGAAGTGGGAGAAACAGTACAGCAGACAGTGGACACTACGTCACTTCAAAGCCTGATagaacctcctccttctccaaggaCCAGGCGATCCCTTCACATCTTAGAGCAGAAGACCAAACAGAGACAGGAAGATTCTGTTGCCGGCCACTGTAGGCAGCGAGGAGAGGTTTGGAAGCTAGCAAGTACcgtaaaggggggtgggggtggggcgggcACTCTCGAGACTGAGGGGAGCATAATTCATGGTCTCTCTGTGTATTCtgttgatttaaataaaagaactggAAGAAGCTCTCTACATCTCTGATGTCACTAGGCAGCGAGCCTGGCAGTTGTGACAGCATGTGACAGGAGGAGGGGTGGAGGAGGGCTCAGCCTCAATACtctttaaaccaggggtaggaACCTTTTGTAACCTGGGGGCTGTGTTCCCTTCCGGACACCTTTTCAGGgggcacatggcagtggtgggaggggccagaggcaaaagtgggcggagcaactgTTAGCATTACTACTGTGTACAAGAGGCTACTTTCCACACACACTTACATGCCCttctatattattatattatattatattatattatattatattatattttcattaaatttgtacactgcccttcatccatagatagTTCACAGCATGAAAAGacaaaatgcatattaaaaataGGAACAAAAACCAACCAATAATCTTTCCTCCCACAACACATGTAAAAGGGGGTATAGGATGTTAcaacagccaaaggcctggttgaagaggaatgttttgcctggcgcctaaatgtggataatgaaggcaccaggcaagccttcctggggagagcattctacaaatggggagccactgcagaaaaggcctgtttttgtgttgcctctcatgggagcagcacacaaagaagggcctcagaggacgATATCAGGGTCCGGGATGGCTTATATGGAGAAAGTCCTTGAGATACTGAGGTCTTGAGGGGCTTATCTTCTACCCACACAAGCCAGAAGCATCGTCAGAGTTCAAGGGCTCATTCCAGCTGGGCATCATcactcaaggaaggtgcaaagcagggaTGGTAAGGGGAGTGGCCTCAAGAGATATCCATGGGCCGATAAGAAAGGCTTGGAGGTTCCCTGTGCCTGCTTTAGAAGATTGTCTGAACCTGAATCAATATATTACGCTCTTATCCAGACAGATGGTGCCAGTGTCTGCAAGAAAACACCATAACCGCTGGCACAATCTACctggagaaaggggaaatcaaAGATATTGACCTTCTATGTTTTTAGTTCCTGCCTTATTTTTGCTATTGCTATTTGTTTTAAACTCATTTTCatgttgtaacttgccctggaagcttagggtgaagggtgggtaattaataatgatgataacaatGATAACACAAAGAAAATTCAAATTGTTATTATCAAGCCAGAAGACAAAGGTAGGACACTTCAGTGGACATATTAACCTAGTGCCAGAACTCTCCTTCTAAATTTGTGGACCCCTGATCTCAAGAAAAATGGCAAGGGAAAATATGAGCTTACCTCGTAAGAGCTCATTTTCCAGCTGCTCGTTCCATGTACACGTGCTGTCATCTGTCATCTCGGCTTGGTTTGCATCCAGACCCTTATTTGCCAGTTCAGAGGGCAAAGGGCTGTCGCATGTTTCAATCTGTGGTGGTGAAGACAAAATCAAGGAAATGAATAGTTGTGTTCCCCTCCCTCACCTCTGCGACAGATCAAAGCCAGCTTATTACTGGccaatttgaaaaaagaaaatgaaaaaatgccTGCTTATTTGAAGGAACCATACTGTACTGATAATTTTAATAGCAGCCTGGATATAAAAGCGACATTGCTTTGTATTCCTTCAAAACCCAACTGTTTgcttatttctctttctttctttctttcttttttggcaccCCTGCTAACCTGGGATTTCCCCCAGCGCCTGCAGTTATCTCCTTTTGGTGCACATAAGGATCCACACTCAGAGGAGGAGTTCGCTATTTGTATATACTATATGCCagccaatgttgctggactacaactcccatcatgcctgaccattcatcatgctggctgaggctgatgggaattggagtccaacatcacctGGTGGTCACTACGTTGGCTACCCTGGCTATATACAAATGGGAACGCCTTGAAGGCTTAATAAGTCACAGAAGCCAAAGGTCATGAGTTCCTCCACTCATTGCTGGATCAAATAAAAGTGTACTAAACTTCTGGTGCCTTGGGAACAGTGTTCCTCTGGATTAAAGTTGGAGGCATACTTCACATGGACACACAAAGAGGATACCCGaagatacacaaacacacacatcttgTTGATCTGCTCCCAGCACAATGGGTGGGCATCTTCTTTGCAACCGCAGCACAACCCAGTTCATTATTTTTGCCTTTTGGTgcccttccctttcccctgttTAACCAGCCAGAGCTCTGGGAGGACACTATCTTTACTAGGCAATAGCGATGCCTCTCAGACCTGGGCTGCAGCATGAAATGGGAATTCCCAGGGTGTTCTGAAGATGATGTCACCACCCACACA
The sequence above is a segment of the Podarcis muralis chromosome 4, rPodMur119.hap1.1, whole genome shotgun sequence genome. Coding sequences within it:
- the EXPH5 gene encoding exophilin-5 isoform X1, which codes for MKRGLLFASLSLSLPVYGRELKFPTTVHSPAQPLRRLGEGRARLPANKGLAGSLPSAPGGLAWISRAGKAVTRRRRGSLSRRCARRAPRTCAPPRRGNLFRFAPSEGRKGAAAGTGASPGRRGGGLPGVWCGGRCCGRIAGGLGSLAPADLRRAGSTMNRDPRRVDLSFLNEEEAKQIFRVLERDSQLKRAEKERISKLHKEKEDATGLPGVTGDWFEEIQKRKFQNEADAGKMFKQPLVHRLRKSIGNDAKPSAPPIPQAQKNASPSILGGLRMPFASLFSSFRKSKRQHSKPLQKQPQYPPRYDPFAAGSHMSSKVEEMATIETCDSPLPSELANKGLDANQAEMTDDSTCTWNEQLENELLRVLGSLDDQLAQEQSRGEGGNRRTPADSASRALDIDPYSTLTRPGFLGGVQRNERSMFLSDGTRTLRATDDHKALFRPRVPCDTYTKRQRAKDGIYGDVYGRSSPVLKRGNSTRSLGHSSEDSLHLPLGQRSSGFGHRDFTPRDSVGRSYSLSCLARRPSLTSVDQVSPASPQHPLEGNRVFAPRNYRQHPRRTPLSSIVWNTPPPSEHPVYPDGLLRTQSLMEFGPVFEDTYPCSLQKDTRYEFYRTKVNYRRAVPVMGNPLFAEKHTDPLGFDNRENFLLHQLGMSASKPRFRYPSFHGRMSLPRKSFPSGRIEERLLTPTDHHYYNDEVFVGPDADVERIPPNPRNWQGAYAKKMGERDAQSRVSDYIRRHMDRSEGIRNKPFAKHAEGMQSCPALDLSVRNGQTEYASQRQNPFVRAGQASSKALAKHFETKRNFKAEEERAANRMDKMDSEATLRLISDPVDTHSPTDSLMPPCKNSSAVDSQSCTSLKPPHLLCSKSDSITDSGNSYLSNIHNRAGQRNEGDCAINSDLDQTTPPQLTANNPRTSILHLLEREGRAMESLGALTPNKTPGNICLSALSRAPKMLVDDELPHSRTENFNKCNRFVKHTTSNSVTGSPSNSPPKSPVTYCTLPRKSASIDGSLISEKPISSAARQILFKNNRAVGDNLETIASNRMGGKFPNQRAKSFLLNSAHSSLSPSPKDVSCNLSPTKGNPSLMTQEPSKSVGSNNTKGRSTIIQSPDKTEISVLSECEGTDAGNPLKQYKTTSTLTVSIEEDNVKYHELISVYYTLPRKQSRTLSNLFLDDNQSTDSSLPKGKFELPQKKYEVRIGLGRVAFPSSLEKEGKAESPVKMAATPDLSQNPKTSDDANKEDCCVTERAGASPSMLHNREGVLGSPAETPDLAFSKRVVSHGPSGDPKPSDTMNESVSATTTSRQCKVHIFKFPSRQQEESKVDSPLSHSSSNTTDIGQDVEVKERACYRGPSISKKGNGLQSRSENIGSSTDEAFISEAKVHSKFQNQTSQVDATSTVDPAVRPNQSSLEYAKKQKEMLRNSLLRKDCTNAQRLVRNSAENSKDQAAGTAQDLPDSSETENKLILDSTKDKASDIEKRKNRPSIKNKLAAMYKTSRKFSSKKTSSPKPHIGNIFSQNNAPLEISHPHSMLISPDVPPPLLQAGNENQNRNPLADEFDNMVLDKSDSKKPQTNEGPPLLTNEVRRPFTNLCNQKRESPRTETPQNSTALFPKGSMSTTSSNSQTDDGLENISCSVPSKIIFADSKQMKKDVVNLGEHLFSPLSSDNTSNILNKSYSKICPPQKMTSPTEYDHHPNIKEPNRLRKLSRPYIEPVLNPSKAQRERHFSESSYTRAPCDRLASRSSLISHGSRYNRKFKSHSELLSCDENENWETDNESYKTFGSRRVLYPSIEFGIFGKEQQQAFLDNIKRSLTEGRLWSPCLLKNSSSLRKEEDCSLNRSQLLSSGFVEKNTSAGDSRPNEPVDVHGEDPTDYSDSDSSTTTDDEYYLDENDKESEL